One genomic window of Halorubrum hochsteinianum includes the following:
- a CDS encoding glycosyltransferase translates to MTASEPDSAAARSAHSAATRSAPISVLLPTVRWTDACDEVADQLRGPEAFDGDAGSDGDPVDGNVDAADELLVVCDSPDDPVADRRGDLPPRVRIVIAGEPAGCSGKANAIAAGTEAAANDRFLWTDDDFHHPPDWLATLDADCERRGPTTEAPVFVGRDPLARLFEPAYVIGGTLAVAASGAVPGAPAIAWGGAVVFDRGDLRDGEVALLRDLRRTVSDDGTLSDHLDVRAVDRTRRVPAGGSLRGSLERFVRFLTITRYHAPAATAFNVLLGVALATLCLLAPVGGVALVTAFAGLAYARFGVRRATFLLAAPGALIAPPLMAYALARRTFVWGGRRYRWRSMFDVAVEPV, encoded by the coding sequence GTGACCGCTTCGGAACCGGACTCGGCGGCGGCGCGTTCAGCGCACTCGGCGGCGACGCGTTCAGCGCCGATATCCGTCCTGCTCCCGACCGTCCGCTGGACCGACGCCTGCGACGAGGTGGCGGACCAACTCCGCGGTCCCGAGGCGTTCGACGGGGACGCCGGCAGCGACGGCGATCCTGTTGACGGAAATGTCGACGCCGCCGACGAACTGCTCGTGGTCTGCGACTCCCCGGACGACCCCGTCGCGGACCGCCGCGGCGACCTGCCGCCCCGGGTGCGGATCGTGATCGCCGGCGAACCGGCGGGGTGTTCGGGGAAGGCGAACGCGATAGCCGCGGGGACGGAGGCCGCGGCGAACGACCGGTTCCTCTGGACCGACGACGACTTCCACCACCCGCCGGACTGGCTGGCGACGCTCGACGCCGACTGCGAGCGCCGCGGGCCGACCACCGAGGCCCCGGTGTTCGTCGGGCGCGACCCCCTCGCCCGGCTGTTCGAGCCGGCGTACGTGATCGGTGGGACGCTCGCCGTGGCGGCGTCGGGGGCCGTCCCGGGCGCGCCGGCGATCGCGTGGGGCGGCGCGGTGGTGTTCGACCGCGGCGACCTCCGCGACGGGGAGGTCGCGCTCCTACGCGACCTCCGGCGGACGGTCAGCGACGACGGGACGCTCTCCGACCACCTCGACGTGCGCGCGGTCGACCGGACGCGCCGGGTCCCGGCCGGCGGGTCGCTCCGCGGGTCGCTGGAGCGGTTCGTCCGCTTCCTGACGATCACCCGGTACCACGCCCCCGCGGCGACCGCGTTCAACGTCCTCCTCGGCGTCGCGCTGGCGACGCTCTGTCTGCTCGCGCCGGTCGGGGGCGTCGCGCTCGTCACGGCGTTCGCGGGCCTCGCGTACGCCCGGTTCGGGGTCCGGCGCGCGACGTTCCTGCTCGCGGCCCCCGGCGCGCTGATCGCGCCGCCGCTCATGGCGTACGCGCTCGCCCGCCGGACATTCGTCTGGGGCGGTCGCCGCTACCGCTGGCGGTCGATGTTCGACGTCGCGGTCGAGCCGGTCTGA
- a CDS encoding HTTM domain-containing protein: protein MTTADPAGDDAERSPLGSRFSGPRFPGSRFRGALRRRLGVDPRAFAAFRVALGVVLLVDLALRARNLTAFYTDAGVLPRATLAEVYPVAARLSLHAVTGEPRAVALLFLAAAVAAVALALGYRTRVATAVSLVLLASLQARNPFVLNAGDVLLVRLLGAGLLCPLGARWSLDAVRRGDGATPAAGRVAAATDRVAGPAAALPLVLVVVVYVSNAVEKLRGTAWPAGEAVERVFRLTYLHGPLGGLVPEWSPLLTAATYGWLALLVASPLLIAAAGRLRATLAGTLLAAHLSMALALQIGVFSVISAAALLPFFPPFVWDRVERGVAPVADRIRSVAGRGFAAEPTTPDPTDSEPLRTVRDRAAAVVPVLAAVLLVALVAWNGMALGLVETPDPVASVADPTESGWDMFAPNPPTTDALVAASATTADGDRIDALYGDRVARDRPPADARAYPTARWRKLLALLADDPEPARVDAVLGHLCDRADAFAGGGRVASVSLSFVDVDVETGETRTETLGSRECTPV, encoded by the coding sequence GTGACGACAGCCGATCCCGCCGGCGACGACGCCGAGCGCTCTCCGCTCGGCTCCCGCTTCTCCGGCCCCCGCTTCCCGGGCTCCCGCTTCCGCGGCGCGCTCCGCCGCCGCCTCGGGGTCGACCCGCGCGCGTTCGCCGCGTTCCGGGTCGCGCTCGGCGTCGTCCTCCTCGTCGACCTCGCGCTCCGCGCGCGGAACCTGACGGCCTTCTACACCGACGCCGGCGTCCTCCCCCGCGCGACGCTGGCCGAGGTGTACCCCGTCGCGGCCCGGCTGTCGCTCCACGCCGTCACCGGCGAGCCGCGGGCCGTCGCGCTGCTGTTCCTCGCCGCCGCGGTCGCCGCCGTCGCGCTCGCGCTCGGCTACCGGACCCGCGTCGCGACCGCGGTCTCGCTGGTCCTGCTCGCGTCGCTTCAGGCGCGGAACCCGTTCGTCCTCAACGCCGGCGACGTCCTCCTCGTCCGGCTTCTGGGTGCCGGCCTGCTGTGTCCGCTCGGCGCGCGCTGGTCGCTCGACGCGGTCCGACGCGGGGACGGCGCGACTCCCGCAGCCGGCCGCGTCGCCGCCGCGACCGACCGCGTCGCCGGTCCCGCCGCGGCGCTCCCGCTGGTCCTCGTCGTCGTGGTGTACGTCTCCAACGCGGTCGAGAAGCTCCGCGGAACCGCGTGGCCCGCGGGCGAGGCGGTCGAGCGCGTCTTCCGGCTCACCTACCTCCACGGCCCGCTCGGCGGACTCGTCCCCGAGTGGTCACCCCTGCTCACCGCCGCCACCTACGGCTGGCTCGCGCTGCTCGTCGCCTCCCCGCTGCTGATCGCGGCTGCCGGCCGGCTCCGCGCCACGCTCGCGGGGACGCTTCTCGCGGCGCACCTTTCGATGGCGTTGGCGCTCCAGATCGGCGTCTTCTCCGTGATCTCCGCGGCCGCGCTGCTGCCCTTCTTCCCGCCGTTCGTCTGGGACCGAGTCGAGCGGGGGGTCGCTCCCGTCGCCGACCGGATTCGCTCCGTCGCGGGCCGTGGATTTGCCGCCGAACCTACCACGCCCGATCCGACCGACAGCGAACCACTCCGGACCGTCCGCGACCGCGCCGCGGCCGTCGTTCCGGTCCTCGCCGCGGTCCTGCTCGTCGCGCTCGTCGCGTGGAACGGAATGGCGCTCGGGTTGGTCGAGACGCCCGACCCGGTCGCGTCGGTGGCGGACCCGACCGAGAGCGGCTGGGACATGTTCGCGCCGAACCCGCCGACGACCGACGCGCTCGTCGCGGCGAGCGCGACGACCGCCGACGGCGACCGGATCGACGCGCTGTACGGGGACCGCGTCGCCCGGGATCGTCCCCCCGCCGACGCCCGCGCGTACCCCACCGCACGCTGGCGGAAGCTCCTCGCTCTGCTCGCGGACGACCCCGAGCCGGCTCGCGTCGACGCGGTCCTCGGACACCTCTGCGACCGAGCAGATGCGTTCGCCGGCGGCGGACGCGTCGCGTCGGTGTCGCTCTCGTTCGTCGACGTCGACGTCGAGACGGGGGAGACGCGGACCGAGACGCTCGGCTCCCGGGAGTGTACCCCCGTCTGA
- a CDS encoding 30S ribosomal protein S17e, whose product MAIKPKYIKQLGNALLERYPDSFNTDFETNKESVTALTTVESKGVRNRIAGYVTQKKSQAAQHA is encoded by the coding sequence ATGGCCATCAAGCCCAAGTACATCAAGCAGCTAGGGAACGCCCTGCTGGAGCGGTATCCCGACTCGTTCAACACGGACTTCGAGACGAACAAGGAGAGCGTCACGGCGCTGACCACCGTCGAGTCCAAGGGCGTCCGCAACCGCATCGCGGGCTACGTCACGCAGAAGAAGTCGCAGGCGGCACAGCACGCGTAA
- a CDS encoding triphosphoribosyl-dephospho-CoA synthase encodes MTRRERREGRAADPTDPVDDATLALLVEVAGTPKPGNVDRHRDLDDLRFESFLGGAVGARAGLELASETADGGSADGVPAVGDAFERAVEGMALRAGTNTQFGCLLLLTPLVRAAADPDRELSPAGVDAVCRATTVDDALAFYRAFEAVDVAVDDPPPGADDLDVRRGGDAEPALREREATLRDVLALSADPDDPDRVPDRNAAEWVEGFPRTFRAAEWILTDEGPLADRAARAFLGLLAAEPDTLVASARGVEAAREASARARAILEPEGETDEGEPNERDAAEPGPIGGVDAVDAETVHRADRDAAESLAEAFVAEGINPGTTADLTCAALFVALRRGAEVTP; translated from the coding sequence GTGACCCGACGCGAGCGCCGGGAAGGCCGCGCGGCGGACCCGACCGATCCGGTCGACGACGCGACGCTCGCGCTCCTCGTGGAGGTCGCCGGGACGCCGAAGCCGGGGAACGTCGACCGTCACCGCGACCTCGACGACCTGCGGTTCGAGTCGTTCCTCGGCGGCGCGGTCGGTGCCCGCGCGGGGCTCGAACTGGCGTCGGAGACGGCGGACGGAGGCTCTGCGGACGGGGTTCCCGCGGTCGGCGACGCCTTCGAGCGCGCCGTCGAGGGGATGGCATTGCGCGCCGGCACGAACACCCAGTTCGGCTGCCTGCTGCTCCTCACGCCGCTGGTCCGGGCGGCGGCGGACCCCGACCGGGAGCTCTCGCCCGCCGGCGTCGACGCGGTCTGCCGCGCGACGACGGTCGACGACGCGCTCGCCTTCTACCGGGCGTTCGAGGCCGTCGACGTCGCGGTCGACGACCCGCCGCCGGGCGCTGACGACCTCGACGTGCGCCGGGGGGGCGACGCCGAACCCGCGCTCCGGGAGCGCGAGGCGACGCTGCGGGACGTGCTGGCGCTGTCGGCGGATCCCGACGATCCGGACCGCGTCCCCGACCGGAACGCCGCGGAGTGGGTCGAGGGGTTCCCGCGGACGTTCCGCGCGGCCGAGTGGATCCTGACCGACGAGGGGCCGCTGGCCGACCGGGCCGCGCGGGCGTTCCTCGGACTGCTCGCCGCGGAGCCGGACACGCTCGTCGCGTCGGCCCGCGGCGTCGAGGCGGCCCGCGAGGCGAGCGCGCGAGCGCGAGCGATCTTGGAGCCCGAGGGTGAGACGGACGAGGGCGAGCCGAACGAGCGGGATGCGGCGGAGCCGGGGCCGATCGGGGGCGTCGACGCGGTCGACGCCGAGACCGTTCACCGCGCCGACCGCGACGCCGCCGAGTCGCTGGCCGAGGCGTTCGTCGCCGAGGGGATCAACCCGGGCACGACCGCCGACCTCACCTGCGCTGCGCTGTTCGTCGCGCTCCGACGCGGCGCGGAGGTGACGCCGTGA
- a CDS encoding tRNA-dihydrouridine synthase produces MTGDPFLVAASLSGAADAEWARRAADHVDVALLGGVALDAAGRAAARDLVARGRDEFLPADPLAFVADQLDAVADADAPVRPGINVRSATLGPVREAAAICADRDAVCEVNAHCRQPELRAVGCGESLLRDPDRLARYVAAATDAGATTSVKVRAGLTGVDLAATAAVAAEAGADWIHVDAMDSEAAVGEVASALGDAPTDATLVANNGVRGRETVAEYAAYGADAVSVGRPTEEPPVLARVADAVADWRTGALREREDVGDAGSEPEQEPEPGARP; encoded by the coding sequence GTGACCGGAGATCCCTTCCTCGTCGCCGCGAGCCTCAGCGGTGCCGCGGACGCCGAGTGGGCCCGGCGAGCGGCCGACCACGTCGACGTCGCGCTGCTCGGCGGCGTCGCGCTCGACGCGGCCGGCCGCGCCGCCGCCCGGGACCTCGTCGCCCGCGGGCGCGACGAGTTCCTCCCGGCCGACCCGCTCGCGTTCGTCGCCGACCAGCTCGACGCGGTCGCGGACGCCGACGCGCCGGTCCGCCCCGGTATCAACGTCCGGAGCGCGACCCTCGGCCCGGTCCGCGAGGCCGCCGCGATCTGCGCCGACCGCGACGCGGTCTGCGAGGTCAACGCCCACTGCCGGCAGCCGGAACTGCGCGCGGTCGGCTGCGGCGAGTCGCTGCTGCGCGACCCCGACCGCCTCGCGCGGTACGTCGCCGCCGCGACCGACGCGGGCGCGACGACGAGCGTGAAGGTCCGCGCGGGACTCACCGGCGTCGACCTCGCAGCGACCGCGGCGGTCGCCGCGGAGGCCGGGGCGGACTGGATTCACGTCGACGCGATGGACTCCGAGGCCGCGGTCGGCGAGGTCGCGAGCGCGCTCGGCGACGCACCCACGGACGCGACGCTCGTCGCCAACAACGGGGTCCGCGGCCGGGAGACGGTCGCCGAGTACGCGGCCTACGGCGCTGACGCCGTGAGCGTCGGTCGCCCGACTGAGGAGCCGCCCGTCCTCGCGCGAGTCGCCGACGCGGTCGCCGACTGGCGGACGGGAGCGCTGCGCGAGCGCGAAGACGTCGGCGACGCGGGCTCTGAGCCGGAGCAAGAGCCGGAACCGGGGGCGCGACCGTGA
- a CDS encoding DUF447 domain-containing protein: MTPDPADDGTGDPTGGATERTDPTGVAPEGWPVSLRGVTESVVTTRGPNDRWNAAALGLHAPDDPGDPVTARTYGRTRTWRNFAERGGGVVQFTVDPRTFVDAALTVREVDEPVLPSADAWVEVRVERVGTETEGDTTIRTWELEPVESRVVAERVPTVNRGFGAVVDATVAASRLDVPSFDTDELLDRLRYFADVVERCGGPAEREAFDRIDEATGWRERDRSRGEERDRS, encoded by the coding sequence GTGACGCCGGATCCGGCGGACGACGGGACGGGGGATCCGACCGGCGGAGCGACAGAACGGACCGATCCGACGGGCGTCGCGCCCGAGGGCTGGCCGGTGTCGCTCCGGGGCGTCACCGAGTCGGTCGTGACGACGCGCGGCCCGAACGACCGGTGGAACGCCGCGGCGCTCGGGCTTCACGCGCCGGACGACCCCGGGGATCCGGTCACCGCGCGCACCTACGGGCGCACCCGCACGTGGCGGAACTTCGCCGAACGCGGCGGCGGCGTGGTCCAGTTCACCGTCGACCCGCGGACGTTCGTCGACGCGGCGCTCACGGTCCGCGAGGTCGACGAGCCGGTCCTGCCGAGCGCCGACGCGTGGGTCGAGGTCCGCGTCGAGCGCGTCGGGACCGAGACGGAGGGCGACACGACGATCCGGACGTGGGAGCTGGAGCCGGTGGAGTCGCGGGTCGTCGCCGAGCGCGTCCCGACCGTGAACCGCGGGTTCGGGGCGGTCGTCGACGCCACGGTGGCCGCCTCGCGGCTGGACGTGCCGTCGTTCGACACCGACGAGCTGCTCGACCGTCTCCGGTACTTCGCGGACGTGGTCGAGCGGTGCGGCGGGCCGGCGGAGCGCGAGGCGTTCGACCGGATCGACGAGGCGACCGGGTGGCGGGAGCGCGACCGGTCACGAGGGGAGGAACGCGACCGGTCGTGA
- a CDS encoding tripartite tricarboxylate transporter permease gives MDALVRPVVDPTFAAGALAFLLGGVALGTASGLVPGLHANNFALVLAGFAPSVPADPLFVGVAMLGAGVVHSFLDIVPALALGVPDAATAVAALPGHRLVIAGRGREAVRLSAVGSGLAVALAVPLAVPVTWVMVRAYPTLRAHLPLLLGAVVALLVLTESSRRAAVGGAVAFLASAALGLATLDADPAAPLSTGGVLAPLFAGLFGVPVLVDAVGGEGVPPQADPRIAMDARALGTSAGAGSLAGAVVGYVPGVSAAIAAAAAMPAVPRESADRGFVVATSGASTANTVFALFALVALGTPRTGVTVAIDRAGVPFALPILLVAAATAACFGFALVVLLGDPYLRIVGDADYTRLSLGVLGLLALLSYAFAGAFGVGVLLVAGALGLVPPRLGARRVHLMGVLIGPLIVG, from the coding sequence ATGGACGCGCTCGTGCGACCGGTGGTCGACCCGACGTTCGCAGCGGGCGCGCTGGCGTTCCTGCTCGGCGGCGTCGCCCTCGGGACGGCGAGCGGGCTGGTTCCGGGGCTCCACGCCAACAACTTCGCGCTGGTTCTGGCCGGCTTCGCCCCGTCGGTGCCGGCCGACCCGCTGTTCGTCGGCGTCGCGATGCTCGGCGCGGGAGTCGTCCACTCCTTCCTCGACATCGTCCCCGCGCTCGCGCTCGGCGTTCCCGACGCCGCGACCGCGGTCGCCGCGCTCCCCGGTCACCGGCTGGTGATCGCGGGACGGGGACGGGAGGCGGTCCGGCTCTCCGCGGTCGGCTCCGGGCTGGCGGTCGCGCTCGCGGTCCCGCTGGCGGTTCCGGTCACGTGGGTCATGGTGCGGGCGTACCCGACGCTGCGGGCGCACCTGCCGCTCCTGCTCGGGGCCGTCGTCGCGCTGCTCGTGCTCACGGAGTCGTCGCGGCGGGCCGCGGTGGGGGGAGCGGTCGCGTTCCTCGCGAGCGCCGCACTCGGGCTGGCGACGCTCGACGCCGACCCCGCGGCTCCCTTGTCGACCGGCGGCGTCCTCGCGCCGCTCTTCGCCGGGCTGTTCGGCGTCCCCGTCCTCGTCGACGCCGTGGGCGGCGAGGGCGTCCCGCCGCAGGCGGACCCGCGGATCGCGATGGACGCGCGCGCCCTCGGGACGAGCGCCGGGGCCGGCTCGCTCGCGGGCGCGGTGGTCGGCTACGTGCCGGGGGTGTCGGCCGCGATCGCCGCCGCGGCCGCGATGCCCGCGGTGCCGCGCGAGTCGGCCGACCGCGGGTTCGTCGTGGCGACGAGCGGCGCGAGCACGGCGAACACGGTGTTCGCGCTGTTCGCGCTGGTCGCGCTCGGAACGCCGCGGACGGGCGTGACCGTCGCGATCGACCGGGCCGGCGTCCCGTTCGCGCTGCCGATACTGCTCGTCGCCGCCGCGACCGCCGCGTGCTTCGGGTTCGCCCTCGTCGTGCTGCTCGGCGACCCGTACCTCCGGATCGTCGGCGACGCCGACTACACCCGGCTGTCGCTCGGCGTGCTCGGACTGCTCGCGCTCCTCTCGTACGCGTTCGCCGGGGCGTTCGGCGTCGGCGTCCTCCTCGTCGCCGGCGCGCTGGGACTCGTCCCGCCCCGGCTTGGGGCCCGGCGCGTCCACCTGATGGGCGTGCTGATCGGGCCGCTGATCGTCGGCTGA
- the cofD gene encoding 2-phospho-L-lactate transferase, with protein sequence MVTFLAGGTGTPKLLDGAARVWDPAETAVVANTGDDVELGGHLVCPDVDTVLFAGGGVLDRETWWGIDGDTTATHEELGRLADAAGLETGPRYLDDAAQTAGREIARWRRFSAVGEFIEIGDRDRAVHLTRTSLLDEGRTLTEAIRVLADAFDLDVDLLPMSDDPVATLIHTEGGETFHFQEYWVARRGEPPVADVEFRGAEDAEPTDAVRSALTGSVVIGPSNPVTSLGPMLALPGFERALRETPVVAVSPFVGDEVFSGPAADLMAGVGREPSTAGVAAAYPFADAFVLDEADPTDLDRHVERTDTRIDDADDAERVARACERALASVGGDAADAAPREGAE encoded by the coding sequence ATGGTAACCTTCCTCGCCGGGGGGACGGGCACGCCGAAGCTCCTCGACGGCGCGGCCCGGGTGTGGGATCCGGCCGAGACCGCGGTCGTCGCCAACACGGGCGACGACGTCGAGCTGGGCGGCCACCTCGTCTGCCCGGACGTCGACACCGTGCTGTTCGCTGGCGGCGGCGTCCTCGACCGAGAGACGTGGTGGGGGATCGACGGGGACACGACCGCGACCCACGAGGAGCTGGGCCGGCTCGCCGACGCGGCCGGACTCGAAACCGGCCCCCGATACCTCGACGACGCGGCCCAGACCGCGGGCCGCGAGATCGCGCGCTGGCGGCGCTTCTCGGCGGTCGGCGAGTTCATTGAGATCGGCGACCGCGACCGCGCGGTCCACCTCACGCGCACGAGCCTGCTCGACGAGGGGCGCACATTGACCGAGGCGATCCGCGTCCTCGCGGACGCGTTCGACCTTGACGTGGACCTCCTCCCGATGTCCGACGACCCGGTGGCGACGCTGATCCACACCGAGGGCGGCGAGACGTTCCACTTCCAGGAGTACTGGGTCGCGCGCCGCGGCGAGCCGCCGGTCGCCGACGTGGAGTTCCGGGGGGCCGAGGACGCCGAGCCGACCGACGCGGTGCGTTCGGCGCTCACCGGCTCGGTGGTGATCGGGCCGTCGAACCCCGTGACGAGCCTCGGGCCGATGCTGGCGCTGCCCGGCTTCGAGCGCGCGCTCCGCGAGACGCCCGTGGTCGCCGTCTCCCCGTTCGTCGGCGACGAGGTGTTCTCCGGGCCGGCCGCGGACCTGATGGCGGGCGTCGGCCGAGAACCCTCTACCGCGGGCGTCGCGGCCGCGTACCCCTTCGCGGACGCGTTCGTCCTCGACGAGGCGGACCCGACCGACCTCGACCGGCACGTCGAGCGCACCGACACGCGGATCGACGACGCGGACGACGCCGAGCGGGTCGCTCGCGCCTGCGAGCGCGCGCTGGCGTCGGTCGGCGGCGACGCGGCGGACGCAGCGCCGCGGGAGGGCGCGGAGTGA
- a CDS encoding isoaspartyl peptidase/L-asparaginase — translation MRVIVHGGAGGVPDDPEPRQAVLDEAAATGAERATPLDAVEAAVGVLESDPRFNAGVGGAVQSDGVVRTDAGVMTSDREIGAACSMPGVEHAASVARVVRSETPHVFVSGEHAVDLADEFGIETGVDLLTDEKRERYEKEDPPRGSPREHLDWLASRFGSGDDQAGGGSDEGGEEGRDGEKDAAPDHDTVGAVATDGETFAAVTSTGGRSFALAGRVGDVPQVGSGFFCTEGGGASATGAGEDIARVTLSRRAVRHLEEGLGAQAAADRAIDEFEEITGSGAGVIVLGDDAAGSAFNTEGMQTSVADR, via the coding sequence ATGCGAGTCATCGTTCACGGCGGTGCCGGCGGCGTCCCGGACGACCCGGAGCCCAGACAGGCGGTCCTCGACGAGGCGGCCGCGACCGGTGCCGAGCGCGCGACGCCGCTCGACGCGGTGGAGGCCGCGGTCGGCGTCCTCGAATCGGACCCCCGGTTCAACGCGGGCGTCGGCGGCGCGGTCCAGTCCGACGGCGTCGTCCGCACCGACGCGGGCGTGATGACCTCGGACCGCGAGATCGGGGCGGCCTGCTCGATGCCCGGGGTCGAGCACGCGGCGAGCGTCGCCCGCGTCGTGCGCTCCGAGACGCCGCACGTCTTCGTCTCCGGTGAGCATGCGGTCGACCTCGCCGACGAGTTCGGGATCGAGACCGGTGTCGACCTGCTCACCGACGAGAAACGGGAGCGCTACGAGAAGGAGGATCCGCCGCGAGGCAGCCCGCGCGAGCACCTCGACTGGCTGGCCTCGCGGTTCGGCTCGGGCGACGATCAGGCGGGCGGGGGGTCGGACGAGGGGGGCGAGGAGGGGCGCGACGGCGAGAAGGACGCCGCCCCCGACCACGACACGGTCGGCGCGGTGGCGACCGACGGCGAGACGTTCGCGGCGGTCACCTCCACCGGCGGGCGGTCGTTCGCGCTCGCCGGGCGCGTCGGCGACGTGCCGCAGGTCGGGTCGGGCTTCTTCTGTACCGAGGGGGGCGGCGCGAGCGCGACGGGGGCCGGCGAGGACATCGCCCGCGTGACGCTCTCGCGGCGGGCGGTGAGGCATCTCGAAGAGGGGCTCGGCGCGCAGGCAGCGGCCGACCGAGCGATCGACGAGTTCGAGGAGATCACCGGGTCGGGCGCGGGGGTCATCGTCCTCGGGGACGACGCGGCCGGGAGCGCGTTCAACACCGAGGGGATGCAGACGAGCGTCGCCGATAGGTAG